Proteins from one Synechococcus sp. MU1643 genomic window:
- the sat gene encoding sulfate adenylyltransferase has translation MTASASAPAERSGVIAPYGGTLVDLMVADADRAAVKATATKTIECSDRNACDVELLCVGGFSPLRGFMHQEDYDAVVSGHRLAAGQLFGLPIVMDTDRDDVVVGDKLLLTYKGQDLAVLEVEDKWEPNKVAEAKGCYGTTSIEHPAVRMITMERKCFYLGGSLKGLALPERVFPCKTPAEVRAGLPEGEDVVAFQCRNPIHRAHYELFTRALHAQNVSDNAVVLVHPTCGPTQQDDIPGAVRFQTYERLAAEVNNDSIRWAYLPYAMHMAGPREALQHMIIRRNYGCTHFIIGRDMAGCKSSLTGDDFYGPYDAQNFAKECAPELTMETVPSLNLVYTQEEGYVTAEHAEARGLHVKKLSGTQFRKMLRGGEEIPEWFAFKSVVEVLRAS, from the coding sequence ATGACCGCCAGTGCTTCCGCTCCCGCCGAGCGATCCGGTGTGATTGCTCCCTATGGCGGAACGCTGGTCGATCTGATGGTGGCCGATGCGGATCGTGCCGCTGTGAAAGCCACCGCGACCAAAACGATCGAGTGTTCCGATCGCAACGCCTGTGATGTGGAGCTGCTGTGCGTTGGTGGCTTCTCTCCTCTGCGTGGCTTCATGCACCAGGAGGACTACGACGCTGTGGTCAGTGGTCATCGTCTGGCTGCGGGGCAGCTGTTCGGTCTGCCGATCGTGATGGACACCGACCGCGATGACGTGGTGGTGGGTGACAAGCTGCTGCTGACTTACAAGGGCCAGGATCTGGCGGTCCTCGAGGTGGAGGACAAGTGGGAACCCAACAAAGTGGCTGAAGCCAAGGGCTGCTATGGCACCACCTCCATCGAGCACCCTGCGGTTCGGATGATCACGATGGAGCGCAAGTGCTTCTACTTGGGTGGAAGTCTCAAGGGTCTTGCTCTGCCCGAGCGGGTGTTCCCTTGCAAGACCCCGGCTGAGGTGCGTGCAGGCCTGCCCGAAGGCGAGGACGTGGTGGCGTTCCAGTGCCGCAACCCCATTCACCGTGCTCACTACGAACTGTTCACCCGTGCCCTGCATGCACAGAATGTGAGTGATAACGCCGTGGTGCTCGTTCATCCCACCTGTGGTCCCACCCAGCAGGACGACATTCCTGGTGCTGTTCGCTTCCAGACCTATGAGCGTCTGGCGGCTGAAGTGAACAACGACAGCATTCGCTGGGCCTACCTGCCCTACGCCATGCACATGGCTGGTCCGCGTGAAGCGCTCCAGCACATGATCATCCGCCGCAACTACGGATGCACCCACTTCATCATCGGACGCGATATGGCCGGCTGCAAATCGTCTCTGACTGGTGACGACTTCTACGGCCCTTACGACGCGCAGAACTTCGCTAAGGAGTGCGCTCCCGAGCTCACGATGGAAACGGTTCCTTCCTTGAACCTTGTCTACACCCAGGAAGAGGGCTACGTGACGGCGGAGCATGCCGAAGCCCGCGGCCTGCACGTGAAGAAGCTCAGCGGCACTCAGTTCCGCAAGATGCTTCGTGGTGGTGAGGAAATTCCCGAATGGTTCGCCTTCAAGAGCGTGGTTGAGGTGCTCCGCGCCTCCTGA
- a CDS encoding photosystem II manganese-stabilizing polypeptide, producing MRIRPLLAVVLALCLAFFTTACSGDSEAVQRGGSNVTYDDIHNTGKANDCPTIGDSARGSIPLTTGGSYELREICMHPVQVYAKEEPKNIRQQAEFVEGKILTRYTSSLDSVFGDLKVTESGLQFQEKGGIDFQPITVLVPGGEEFPFTFSSKSLNATADGSALTTSTDFEGTYRTPSYRTSNFIDPKGRALTTGVQYAQGLVALGGDDEQLEKDNNKRYIDGVGTMSLSITKVDPETGEFAGVFSAIQPSDSDMGGREVVDIKITGDLYGRLEEA from the coding sequence ATGCGCATTCGTCCTCTGCTGGCCGTCGTGCTGGCGCTCTGCCTCGCGTTCTTCACCACGGCCTGTAGTGGCGACAGTGAAGCCGTTCAGCGTGGTGGATCCAATGTCACCTACGACGACATCCACAACACCGGCAAAGCCAACGATTGCCCCACGATTGGGGACTCAGCTCGTGGCTCGATTCCTTTGACAACCGGTGGCAGCTACGAGCTGCGTGAGATCTGCATGCACCCTGTGCAGGTTTATGCGAAGGAAGAGCCCAAGAACATTCGTCAGCAGGCGGAGTTTGTTGAGGGCAAGATCCTGACCCGTTACACCTCCAGCCTCGATTCAGTCTTTGGGGATCTGAAGGTGACGGAATCTGGACTGCAATTCCAAGAGAAAGGCGGCATCGACTTCCAGCCGATCACCGTTTTGGTGCCCGGTGGCGAGGAGTTCCCCTTCACCTTCTCCAGCAAGTCTCTTAATGCAACTGCTGATGGCTCGGCGTTGACCACCAGCACCGACTTTGAAGGCACTTATCGCACCCCCAGCTACCGCACCAGCAACTTCATCGATCCCAAGGGTCGGGCTCTGACCACCGGTGTTCAGTACGCCCAAGGCCTTGTGGCACTTGGCGGTGATGACGAGCAACTCGAGAAGGACAACAACAAGCGCTACATCGATGGCGTGGGAACCATGAGTCTCTCCATCACCAAGGTGGATCCTGAAACCGGTGAATTCGCTGGTGTGTTCAGCGCTATCCAACCTTCCGACTCCGACATGGGTGGTCGTGAAGTGGTCGACATCAAGATCACTGGTGATCTCTACGGCCGCCTTGAAGAGGCCTGA
- the coaBC gene encoding bifunctional phosphopantothenoylcysteine decarboxylase/phosphopantothenate--cysteine ligase CoaBC — translation MKTEQASPLRGRRVLVAVSGSIAAVKTPLLVSALIKAGAEVRCLVTTSGAALVSSVALASLSRHRCYLEADQWNPVASRPLHIELAEWAQLTIVAPLSASSLSRWSHGSADGLLASVLLATEAPVIAAPAMNTAMWRHPAVQHNWLQIQSFPGVVPLLPASGLLACDRVGDGRMADPLLIELAAASVFSRGLGTLDVTLDWSGMSVLVSAGPTQESIDPARFLSNRSSGRMGVLLAQAARFRGAAVHLVHGPLDLPDAWLEGLQCTAVESAAELGTALQLAQPRSDVLVMAAAVADLRRDAAPPSKLAKLELQQALTSGWAEVPDLLSNLTRQRRPGQLVLGFSALTGSDADLLERAESKRLAKGCDLMMVNPVDRDGQGFGDQPNGGWLLGDGWIRELPVTAKLSLAHQLLDALVKARDQAAASMES, via the coding sequence ATGAAGACTGAGCAGGCGTCGCCACTCCGAGGGCGGCGTGTGCTGGTGGCCGTCAGCGGCAGCATTGCTGCTGTTAAGACTCCTTTGCTCGTCAGTGCGCTGATCAAGGCCGGCGCTGAGGTGCGCTGTCTTGTGACCACAAGTGGTGCTGCCTTGGTGAGTTCCGTCGCGCTTGCCAGCCTTAGTCGTCATCGCTGTTACCTCGAAGCAGACCAGTGGAACCCGGTTGCGTCGAGGCCGCTGCACATCGAGTTGGCGGAGTGGGCGCAGTTGACCATCGTCGCGCCCCTCAGTGCCAGCAGCCTGTCCCGCTGGAGCCATGGTTCAGCGGACGGGCTGCTCGCCAGCGTTCTGTTGGCAACGGAAGCTCCGGTCATTGCGGCTCCGGCGATGAACACGGCCATGTGGCGCCACCCTGCGGTGCAACACAACTGGCTGCAGATCCAATCCTTCCCTGGGGTGGTCCCCCTGTTGCCGGCGTCCGGTCTGTTGGCCTGCGATCGCGTCGGCGATGGGCGCATGGCCGACCCGCTGTTGATTGAGTTGGCGGCAGCGTCCGTGTTCAGCCGCGGCTTGGGCACTCTCGATGTGACCCTTGATTGGTCGGGGATGTCTGTTCTTGTTTCGGCTGGACCGACCCAAGAGTCCATTGATCCGGCCCGTTTCCTGAGCAACCGAAGCAGCGGTCGAATGGGGGTGCTTCTGGCACAAGCGGCACGCTTCCGGGGTGCCGCCGTTCATTTGGTGCATGGCCCATTGGATCTCCCCGACGCCTGGCTTGAGGGCCTGCAGTGCACTGCGGTGGAGAGTGCTGCTGAACTGGGTACAGCTCTGCAGTTGGCTCAGCCCCGATCGGATGTGCTCGTGATGGCTGCTGCCGTCGCTGACCTGCGGCGGGATGCTGCTCCTCCAAGCAAACTGGCCAAGCTGGAGCTTCAGCAGGCACTGACCTCCGGTTGGGCCGAGGTGCCTGACCTGCTGTCGAACTTGACCCGCCAACGGCGTCCTGGACAGTTGGTTCTAGGCTTTTCAGCGCTCACAGGTAGTGACGCCGATTTGCTGGAGCGGGCTGAAAGCAAGCGGCTAGCGAAGGGCTGCGATCTAATGATGGTGAATCCCGTGGACCGTGACGGTCAGGGTTTTGGGGATCAACCCAATGGGGGCTGGTTACTGGGAGACGGCTGGATACGGGAGCTGCCTGTGACTGCCAAGCTCTCTCTGGCCCATCAGTTGCTTGATGCTTTGGTGAAGGCTCGGGATCAGGCCGCGGCGTCGATGGAGTCCTGA
- a CDS encoding DUF2555 domain-containing protein has product MASEDGSMLTQERLEAFDEASTAELARRLEEDDYPSPFDSLSDWHLLRALAIHRPELILPYHHLVDQEPFDED; this is encoded by the coding sequence ATGGCGTCTGAGGACGGCTCGATGCTCACGCAGGAACGGCTTGAGGCTTTTGACGAAGCGTCGACGGCTGAGCTCGCCCGCCGGCTGGAAGAGGACGACTACCCCTCTCCCTTCGACAGCCTTTCGGATTGGCACCTGCTTCGGGCGCTGGCCATCCACAGACCCGAACTGATCCTTCCGTACCACCATTTGGTGGACCAAGAACCTTTTGATGAAGACTGA
- a CDS encoding DUF565 domain-containing protein, with protein MAGVWPGDGDHWFRPCLFPSETCAVRRLQSTRLQTNVGAALERLDHWARNPWRRLSLLALAGLIGFLVGSAITSVAGVLGQMDPVAALLVVLGTEFTIRRRRSSEPSLKLPQQLLDLGRIGFLYGLFLEGFKLI; from the coding sequence ATGGCAGGGGTATGGCCGGGTGATGGGGATCACTGGTTTCGACCCTGCCTCTTCCCCTCTGAAACCTGTGCCGTGCGACGGCTTCAATCAACCCGGCTGCAAACCAACGTTGGTGCAGCACTTGAGAGGCTGGATCACTGGGCGCGCAATCCCTGGCGGCGATTGTCCTTACTGGCCCTTGCCGGGTTGATTGGCTTTTTGGTCGGCAGCGCCATCACCTCGGTTGCAGGCGTACTCGGGCAGATGGACCCCGTCGCTGCACTGCTGGTGGTGCTTGGCACTGAATTCACGATTCGGCGACGACGCAGTTCCGAACCATCCCTGAAATTGCCCCAACAACTGTTGGATCTCGGCCGCATCGGCTTTCTCTACGGCCTCTTTCTCGAAGGGTTCAAGCTGATCTGA
- a CDS encoding aspartate carbamoyltransferase catalytic subunit yields MSGWPHRHVLDLASFSREDFAAVLDLAQRFRSLPITGARKLPALQGRLVATLFFEPSTRTRSSFELAAKRLSADVMSFSPSSSSLSKGESVLDTARTYVAMGADVLVVRHRSTGVPQQLALDLQQMGERTVVLNGGDGLHSHPSQGLLDLLTLARFFSPQHPMPEALQGRRIVIVGDILHSRVARSNLWALTACGADVVLCGPPSLVPEDFAAFVDAPPPGLLKDPVPQRGKVSVVRRLEHALPGADAVMTLRLQKERMGQQLLTSLERYHRDFGLSHERMQLCGEEVPVLHPGPVNRGVELSGSLLDDPRVSLVEEQVRNGVPTRMALLYLMAASESATEASLVSSSS; encoded by the coding sequence ATGAGTGGCTGGCCGCATCGCCACGTTCTTGATCTCGCGTCGTTTTCGCGAGAAGACTTTGCGGCGGTGCTTGATCTGGCCCAGCGGTTCCGCTCGCTTCCGATCACAGGTGCCCGGAAACTTCCCGCCTTGCAGGGACGTTTGGTGGCAACGCTGTTCTTTGAGCCCAGCACCCGAACCCGCAGCAGTTTTGAGTTGGCGGCAAAGCGTCTGTCGGCAGACGTGATGAGCTTTTCACCCTCCAGCAGCTCACTCAGCAAAGGGGAAAGCGTTCTAGACACGGCGCGCACTTACGTGGCCATGGGGGCCGACGTGTTGGTGGTGCGGCACCGTTCCACCGGTGTGCCACAGCAGCTGGCGCTGGATCTGCAGCAGATGGGTGAGCGCACCGTAGTGCTCAATGGGGGCGATGGACTTCATAGCCATCCCAGTCAGGGACTGCTGGATCTGCTCACCCTTGCCCGCTTTTTCTCTCCTCAGCACCCCATGCCGGAGGCCCTGCAAGGACGCCGGATTGTGATTGTTGGAGACATCCTTCACTCTCGGGTGGCCCGTTCAAATCTCTGGGCTTTGACGGCCTGTGGAGCGGATGTGGTGTTGTGCGGTCCTCCCAGCCTGGTTCCGGAGGATTTTGCGGCCTTCGTGGATGCGCCGCCCCCAGGTCTGCTGAAGGACCCGGTCCCGCAACGGGGCAAGGTCAGCGTGGTGCGACGCCTGGAGCATGCACTGCCGGGCGCCGATGCCGTGATGACCCTGCGGCTTCAGAAGGAACGGATGGGCCAGCAGTTGCTGACCAGCCTGGAGCGCTACCACCGCGATTTCGGATTAAGCCATGAGCGCATGCAGCTCTGCGGTGAGGAGGTTCCCGTTCTGCATCCCGGCCCGGTCAATCGCGGCGTCGAATTGAGTGGGTCGCTCTTGGATGACCCGCGCGTCAGCCTGGTGGAAGAGCAGGTCAGGAATGGTGTTCCCACTCGGATGGCTTTGCTCTATTTGATGGCAGCTTCTGAATCCGCGACTGAGGCCTCCTTGGTGTCGAGCAGCTCCTGA
- a CDS encoding DNA-3-methyladenine glycosylase, producing the protein MQSSSWNKRGRQSAACHRFVSLPLNFFARPAQIVGPDLVGCRLVKRQDNGSLLWGVIVETEAYSQDDPACHGYRRRTPQNETLFGEPGRFYVYVSYGIHHCVNVVTDRGDWANGVLLRAVALPDEPERIAAGPGLLARRFGLDRFDDSRPVTGEHEVWMAPRSDTFASQDLVTTTRIGITQGAATPWRWYLRSSRSVSRRACGDRMPPKSQCWTPSQEPSS; encoded by the coding sequence CTGCAAAGTTCAAGCTGGAACAAGCGTGGCCGCCAGTCGGCAGCCTGTCATCGGTTCGTTTCGCTTCCGCTCAATTTTTTTGCTCGTCCGGCTCAGATCGTGGGTCCTGATCTGGTGGGTTGCAGGTTGGTGAAACGCCAAGACAACGGCAGCCTGCTTTGGGGCGTGATCGTGGAAACCGAGGCCTATTCCCAGGACGACCCCGCCTGCCACGGTTATCGGCGCAGGACACCCCAGAACGAAACCCTGTTTGGTGAGCCAGGGCGGTTTTATGTGTATGTGAGTTATGGCATCCACCACTGCGTGAACGTGGTCACCGATCGGGGCGATTGGGCCAATGGTGTGTTGCTGCGTGCCGTGGCTTTGCCCGATGAACCCGAGAGGATTGCGGCAGGGCCCGGCTTGCTGGCTCGTCGTTTCGGGCTTGATCGCTTTGATGACAGCCGTCCGGTGACGGGCGAACATGAGGTGTGGATGGCCCCAAGGTCAGACACGTTTGCGAGCCAGGATCTTGTGACAACCACGCGGATCGGCATCACCCAGGGCGCTGCAACCCCATGGCGCTGGTATCTGCGGAGCAGTCGCAGTGTCAGCAGGCGAGCTTGTGGTGATCGCATGCCGCCCAAGTCACAGTGCTGGACGCCATCGCAGGAGCCGTCGTCATGA
- a CDS encoding queuosine precursor transporter codes for MDSNLQARRDGVFLVLAGLFLGTLGMLNILGLTRFLQLGSIGGWPIVVAVGALPYPITFLCTDLISEIWGEQKANQVVWVGLLLNGWVLLILWLGGVLPAMDGSDDSTFRTIQQLSFGSIGASMVAYLTAQFVDVRLFHFWKRLTKGKALWLRNNGSTLVSQLVDTSAVVLISHYGAHVLPLQPERSVLPQLLSFIGSGYLFKVLAALTDTLPFIWLTRWLREWLEIPGEGRELTTEPTSPMH; via the coding sequence GTGGACAGCAACCTCCAGGCACGGCGTGATGGGGTGTTTCTGGTGCTGGCGGGCCTCTTCCTCGGGACCCTGGGCATGCTCAACATCCTGGGCCTGACGCGCTTCCTTCAATTGGGCAGCATTGGCGGCTGGCCGATCGTGGTGGCTGTTGGCGCACTGCCCTACCCAATCACATTTCTCTGCACTGACTTGATCAGTGAGATCTGGGGAGAACAGAAAGCCAATCAAGTGGTGTGGGTCGGGCTGCTGCTCAACGGCTGGGTGCTGCTGATCCTTTGGCTTGGGGGCGTGCTGCCCGCAATGGACGGCAGTGACGACAGCACCTTTCGCACGATTCAACAGCTCAGCTTCGGTTCGATTGGCGCCTCGATGGTGGCCTATCTCACAGCGCAATTTGTGGATGTGCGGCTGTTTCATTTCTGGAAACGGCTCACGAAAGGGAAAGCGCTCTGGCTGCGCAACAACGGCTCCACCCTGGTGAGCCAGCTGGTGGACACCAGTGCAGTGGTGCTAATCAGCCATTACGGCGCCCATGTGCTTCCTTTACAGCCGGAACGGTCCGTGCTGCCGCAGCTGCTCAGCTTCATCGGCAGCGGCTACCTATTCAAAGTGCTGGCAGCGCTGACCGACACACTTCCCTTCATCTGGCTCACAAGATGGCTGAGGGAGTGGCTGGAGATTCCCGGAGAAGGACGCGAACTCACAACAGAACCCACATCACCGATGCATTAG
- a CDS encoding creatininase family protein, with the protein MTAATPGPVDSTDAIRLALRSWPEVESYLQGCKGVIIPLGSTEQHGPTGAIGTDALTAEAVALEVGRRTGVLVTPAQAFGMAEHHLGFAGTMSLQPATLLAVLHDLVLSLGRHGFERVFVINGHGGNIATAKAAFAQAHGTATTRNLPVAPQLRCRLANWFMAGPVMRQARDLYGDKEGHHATPSEIAVTLAVEPSLQSKQRPLPDPAPAGPIHGPDDFRRRHPDGRMGSHPSLATAQHGDALLETAATALSEDLRTFLGES; encoded by the coding sequence ATGACCGCTGCAACGCCCGGCCCTGTCGACAGCACGGACGCCATTCGCCTCGCCCTGCGCAGTTGGCCTGAGGTGGAGAGCTACCTCCAAGGGTGCAAGGGAGTGATCATTCCCTTGGGATCCACCGAGCAGCATGGCCCCACTGGCGCCATCGGCACCGACGCCCTCACCGCCGAAGCGGTGGCCCTTGAGGTGGGACGTCGCACCGGCGTTTTGGTCACCCCAGCCCAGGCCTTCGGCATGGCGGAACACCACCTTGGTTTCGCGGGAACGATGAGCCTGCAGCCGGCAACTCTTTTGGCCGTTCTGCACGACCTGGTGTTGTCCCTGGGCCGGCATGGCTTCGAACGGGTGTTCGTGATCAATGGCCACGGCGGCAACATTGCGACGGCCAAAGCCGCCTTTGCCCAGGCCCACGGCACCGCCACCACCCGCAATCTCCCGGTTGCTCCGCAGCTGCGTTGTCGGCTGGCCAACTGGTTCATGGCCGGCCCCGTGATGCGCCAGGCGCGCGATCTGTATGGCGACAAAGAAGGTCATCACGCTACGCCTAGCGAAATCGCTGTGACTCTCGCAGTGGAGCCGAGCCTGCAGAGCAAGCAACGACCGCTGCCCGACCCCGCACCGGCAGGTCCCATTCATGGACCGGACGACTTCCGTCGTCGTCATCCCGATGGACGCATGGGGTCCCACCCCTCCTTGGCCACCGCCCAGCATGGTGACGCCTTGCTGGAGACAGCCGCCACCGCGTTGAGCGAGGATCTGCGCACGTTCCTCGGCGAGTCATGA
- the gatC gene encoding Asp-tRNA(Asn)/Glu-tRNA(Gln) amidotransferase subunit GatC — protein sequence MSQISSDDVRKVAHLARLDLPDDKIATYTGQLESILEYVGQLQEVDTEGVPETTRAVEVTNVTRADGVQPTPVREDILNQAPQREGDFFRVPKILAD from the coding sequence ATGAGCCAGATTTCCAGCGACGACGTCCGCAAAGTGGCCCATCTCGCCCGTCTCGATCTGCCCGATGACAAGATCGCGACCTACACCGGTCAGCTCGAGTCCATCCTCGAATACGTGGGTCAGCTCCAGGAGGTGGACACCGAAGGCGTTCCGGAAACCACCCGAGCCGTTGAGGTGACCAACGTCACCCGGGCCGATGGAGTGCAACCGACCCCCGTTCGGGAGGACATCCTCAATCAGGCACCGCAAAGGGAGGGTGACTTCTTCCGGGTTCCGAAAATCCTGGCTGACTAA
- the crtR gene encoding beta-carotene hydroxylase — MHQSTAQQQQPRPVGVGYRSVPREFVDPPAVWNPTVGLFLGGYALAALTIWGWFVAALPLPVLLCTGFLALHLEGTVIHDACHNAAHPNRWINQAMGHGSALLLGFSFPVFTRVHLEHHAHVNDPKNDPDHIVSTFGPLWLIAPRFFYHEWFFFQRRLWRRWELMQWGLERSIFVVIVLAAARFDFLPFIFNCWFAPALMVGVTLGLFFDYLPHRPFTSRNRWTNARIYPGRLMNWLIMGQNYHLVHHLWPSIPWFEYKPAYEATKPLLDSKGSPQRLGIFETRRDGYNFLYDILVGVRSHKRRSGKMRRAARFVPGRGLRRHWLGFVDRIAIKTEPKRWVSR; from the coding sequence ATGCACCAGAGCACTGCTCAACAACAGCAGCCTCGTCCGGTTGGAGTGGGCTACCGATCGGTTCCGCGCGAATTCGTTGATCCACCGGCCGTCTGGAACCCCACTGTTGGGCTCTTTCTTGGGGGTTATGCCCTGGCGGCTCTGACCATCTGGGGCTGGTTTGTGGCGGCTTTGCCCCTGCCTGTGCTGCTGTGCACAGGCTTTTTGGCGCTGCACTTGGAAGGGACGGTGATTCATGACGCCTGCCACAACGCGGCCCATCCCAATCGATGGATCAATCAGGCCATGGGCCATGGCTCTGCGCTGTTGCTTGGGTTTAGCTTTCCCGTCTTCACGCGGGTGCATCTTGAGCATCACGCCCATGTGAATGACCCGAAGAACGACCCGGATCACATCGTCAGCACGTTCGGGCCGCTCTGGCTGATCGCTCCGAGATTTTTTTATCACGAGTGGTTTTTCTTTCAGCGTCGTCTCTGGCGCCGCTGGGAGTTGATGCAGTGGGGGCTGGAGCGCAGCATTTTTGTGGTGATCGTTCTGGCGGCGGCACGCTTTGACTTCCTGCCGTTCATTTTCAATTGCTGGTTTGCACCTGCCCTGATGGTCGGCGTGACGCTGGGTTTGTTCTTCGACTACCTCCCGCATCGGCCGTTCACCTCCCGCAATCGCTGGACGAATGCCCGGATCTACCCCGGCAGGTTGATGAACTGGCTGATCATGGGTCAGAACTACCACCTAGTTCATCACCTCTGGCCATCCATTCCTTGGTTCGAATACAAACCGGCCTACGAGGCCACCAAGCCTCTGCTTGATTCCAAGGGATCTCCCCAGCGGTTGGGCATTTTTGAGACCCGCCGGGATGGGTACAACTTCCTCTACGACATCCTTGTTGGTGTGCGCAGCCACAAGCGCCGCAGCGGAAAGATGAGGCGAGCAGCCCGTTTCGTGCCAGGACGGGGGCTGCGCCGCCACTGGCTCGGTTTTGTTGACCGCATCGCGATTAAAACCGAGCCCAAGCGTTGGGTGTCCCGTTGA
- a CDS encoding Ycf66 family protein, producing the protein MLATLSGDLCLLLGLALLLLPLLAVELSRPRDGVWGAVVLLLGLVLVTSTDRLRGAPMLAVLCAGLLIARLGSEVGQARWNSLSETEQQRFTSLDHWRTSLQQLLITTGRVGEGIGGIAKQLKPAGKSGVTGKKWVRPESPETTDASDTASAKADEVTSPEGED; encoded by the coding sequence ATGCTTGCAACCCTCAGCGGCGATCTGTGCCTCCTGCTCGGCCTGGCACTCCTGCTGCTTCCCCTTCTAGCCGTTGAACTCAGCCGCCCCCGCGATGGCGTCTGGGGCGCGGTGGTGTTGCTGCTGGGCCTCGTTCTGGTCACCAGCACGGACCGGCTGCGGGGAGCGCCGATGCTTGCTGTTCTCTGCGCCGGTCTGTTGATTGCACGCTTGGGCTCCGAGGTCGGACAGGCCCGCTGGAACAGCCTCAGCGAAACCGAGCAGCAGCGGTTCACCTCACTCGATCATTGGCGCACAAGCCTTCAACAACTTTTGATCACCACAGGCCGGGTAGGCGAGGGCATTGGCGGCATCGCCAAACAACTCAAACCGGCTGGGAAATCAGGGGTTACGGGCAAAAAATGGGTGCGTCCCGAGTCCCCTGAAACCACTGACGCAAGCGACACCGCATCAGCCAAAGCAGATGAGGTCACATCTCCAGAGGGCGAAGACTGA